The region CGGATATGGCCAATGGCCCTACACCGTGTCCGATAAAAACACGATCAATGATGTTGTACAATGACGATGCGGCAGTTGCAATGATAGCCGGAAGGGAATATTGAAGTAAAAGCTTTCCTGTTTTTTCTTGTCCTAATGCTTCTGTGATTTCTGAATTTGCCATATATAATGAAGCTCAAATAAAATTGTGTCCTGAATCTGTTTTTGCAAAAGAATTATGAGGATAATCAAGGATTGCAGCCTATCACATATAACCTGTATTAAAAAGAAAAGGTTGAAAGTTTTTCAACTTTCAACCTTTTCTGGCGGTCTGGACGAGATTCGAACTCGCGACCCCATGCGTGACAGGCATGTATTCTAACCAGCTGAACTACCAGACCATTTGTTTTTTTTGATGGCACAAAGATAATGGTTTTT is a window of Bacteroidota bacterium DNA encoding:
- a CDS encoding MATE family efflux transporter; protein product: MANSEITEALGQEKTGKLLLQYSLPAIIATAASSLYNIIDRVFIGHGVGPLAIS